Proteins encoded together in one Mycobacterium sp. MS1601 window:
- a CDS encoding MspA family porin: MRIALTGWVFVSLLFVAAPPVSAEPVADVSPPAPPSGAVVSDPPGFVVTPDGWELTVGAQEETQLAVAPLTTAASSREYLVGGTFTGAVAGNGSAALDGGTLEVGYQIGCGIELNVVKLNGSVGFQPSVGPTGLGNTNIPVTAQMEVFPQPGEVITSTVTTKSFEGTAPRVTLKDIHIKIDGCVGQSFLRSYAILTSSTETADDIVAYYGVAKVV; this comes from the coding sequence ATGAGAATCGCACTGACCGGGTGGGTCTTCGTATCGCTGCTCTTTGTCGCCGCGCCGCCGGTCTCCGCGGAGCCGGTCGCCGATGTGTCGCCTCCTGCACCTCCCAGCGGTGCGGTGGTCTCCGATCCTCCGGGATTTGTTGTCACACCTGATGGTTGGGAACTGACCGTTGGCGCCCAGGAGGAGACCCAGCTGGCCGTCGCACCCCTGACCACGGCGGCGTCGTCGCGGGAGTACCTGGTGGGCGGCACCTTCACCGGCGCCGTCGCAGGCAACGGCAGCGCCGCGCTGGACGGCGGCACCCTCGAGGTGGGTTACCAGATCGGCTGCGGTATCGAACTCAACGTGGTCAAACTCAACGGCTCGGTGGGCTTTCAGCCGTCAGTCGGGCCGACAGGGCTGGGCAACACCAACATTCCGGTGACCGCCCAGATGGAGGTGTTCCCGCAGCCGGGTGAGGTGATCACGTCGACGGTGACCACGAAGAGCTTCGAGGGCACTGCTCCTCGCGTCACCCTCAAAGACATCCACATCAAGATCGACGGCTGCGTCGGTCAGTCGTTCCTGCGGTCGTATGCGATCCTGACTAGCTCCACCGAGACCGCCGATGACATCGTCGCCTACTACGGCGTGGCGAAGGTGGTCTGA
- a CDS encoding MspA family porin, which yields MRMRATAVAAAAVSAALCAAPQVIAEPLPPPDGAVAPAAPGILQTPDGWELSVEGKDETRVAVAPLTTALTSREYLVGGTFTGTVGGGGSTTLSGGSLVVGYRIGCGIIGGPVEMLGSVGATPTFGSNAVIGAVQFPVNGQIKVNLRPGTVTTVPVGQKEVKGEQVRVTVTGFRVRVDGCVGQSFIQSYATFKSSSSDTDDIVTYAGQVTVV from the coding sequence ATGCGGATGCGGGCGACGGCCGTGGCTGCGGCCGCGGTTTCGGCGGCGTTGTGTGCTGCGCCCCAAGTGATTGCGGAGCCCTTACCGCCGCCCGACGGCGCGGTTGCTCCCGCGGCCCCCGGCATCCTGCAGACGCCGGACGGGTGGGAGTTGTCGGTCGAAGGCAAGGACGAGACGCGGGTGGCGGTCGCACCGCTGACGACAGCACTGACCTCACGGGAGTACCTGGTGGGTGGCACGTTCACCGGGACCGTCGGTGGCGGCGGGTCAACGACCCTCAGCGGAGGATCGCTGGTGGTCGGCTACCGAATTGGCTGCGGCATCATCGGAGGTCCGGTGGAGATGCTCGGATCAGTAGGAGCCACACCGACATTCGGCTCCAACGCGGTGATCGGGGCAGTGCAGTTCCCGGTCAACGGACAGATCAAGGTCAACCTGCGGCCAGGGACGGTCACCACCGTGCCGGTGGGGCAGAAGGAGGTCAAGGGCGAACAGGTGCGGGTGACGGTGACGGGTTTCCGGGTCAGGGTCGACGGCTGCGTGGGGCAGTCCTTCATCCAGTCCTATGCGACCTTCAAGAGCTCGAGCAGCGACACCGATGACATCGTCACTTACGCCGGTCAGGTCACCGTCGTATGA
- a CDS encoding MarR family winged helix-turn-helix transcriptional regulator, translating to MSAEPTAEEVWKGLLRFVFDNRDTWRHAVVEVSGLPFSRVRIVRRLKRSPLTVKQVADYAMMDAPAATVAVNDLESRGLVVREIDPSNRRSKLVSLTEAGRAVLADIDAVEDPAPAELVALSGDDLVALRRILDRLSSG from the coding sequence ATGTCTGCTGAGCCCACCGCTGAGGAAGTGTGGAAAGGCCTGCTGCGCTTCGTCTTCGACAACCGTGACACCTGGCGCCACGCCGTGGTCGAGGTGTCCGGGTTGCCGTTCTCCCGGGTGCGGATCGTTCGCCGCCTGAAGCGCTCGCCTCTCACGGTCAAGCAGGTGGCCGACTACGCCATGATGGATGCGCCGGCGGCCACGGTGGCTGTCAACGACCTGGAGTCTCGTGGGCTGGTGGTCCGCGAGATCGACCCGTCGAATCGGCGGTCCAAACTGGTATCACTGACCGAGGCCGGAAGGGCGGTGCTGGCTGACATCGATGCCGTCGAGGATCCAGCTCCGGCAGAGCTTGTTGCACTCTCCGGTGACGACCTCGTTGCGTTGCGGCGGATCCTGGACCGGTTGAGCTCGGGCTGA
- a CDS encoding MFS transporter: MSTTVGQLSGRRKAVILFSCCLSLLIVSMDATIVNVALPTIRTDLHASATQLQWTLDVYTLVLASLLMLAGATADRFGRRSVFQIGLAVFALGSLLCSVAPTIEMLIAARFLQAIGGSMLNPVAMSIITSVFTGKVERARAIGLWGGVLGIAMALGPTVGGALIQYVDWRAVFWLNLPVCALALVLTALFVPQSKSATMRTLDPIGQILGATFLFGIVFVLIEGPGLGWIHPVTLAALVITVAAFAAFLRYEARHHDPFIDLRFFRSIPFASATVIAMCAFASWGAFLFMMALYLQGFRGFTALETGLLYLPIALGALVFSPLSGRVVGRWGPRPSLLASGVLLTTAAILLSFLGSDTPIWAVLVIFALFGIGFAVVNAPITNTAVSGMPLDRAGAASAVASTSRQVGVSIGVALCGSVAGAALESPHADFGAAARPLWFVVAAFGLVIVALGLFSTSGRAQRSADRVAPLIGEVPAPGGRVHVC; the protein is encoded by the coding sequence GTGTCTACAACTGTTGGGCAGCTCAGTGGCCGCCGCAAGGCGGTCATTCTGTTCTCCTGCTGCCTGAGTCTGCTGATCGTGTCGATGGACGCGACGATCGTCAACGTCGCCCTGCCGACCATCCGTACCGACCTCCACGCGTCCGCTACCCAGCTGCAGTGGACCCTGGACGTCTACACCCTGGTGCTGGCCTCTCTGCTGATGTTGGCCGGTGCCACCGCGGACAGATTCGGTCGCCGCAGTGTGTTCCAGATCGGCTTGGCGGTGTTCGCGCTCGGATCACTGCTGTGCAGCGTCGCTCCCACCATCGAGATGCTGATCGCAGCCCGCTTCCTGCAGGCGATCGGTGGGTCCATGCTCAATCCCGTTGCGATGTCGATCATCACGTCGGTGTTCACCGGCAAGGTCGAACGCGCCAGGGCCATCGGACTGTGGGGTGGGGTGCTCGGTATCGCGATGGCGTTGGGACCGACCGTCGGAGGTGCGCTGATCCAGTATGTCGACTGGCGTGCGGTGTTCTGGCTCAACCTGCCGGTGTGTGCGCTGGCATTGGTGTTGACGGCGCTGTTCGTCCCGCAGAGCAAGTCGGCGACCATGCGCACACTGGACCCCATCGGTCAGATCCTCGGCGCCACATTCCTGTTCGGCATCGTCTTCGTCCTGATCGAAGGCCCCGGCCTCGGCTGGATTCACCCCGTCACCCTGGCGGCCCTGGTGATCACCGTCGCTGCTTTCGCGGCATTCCTGCGCTACGAGGCGCGTCACCACGACCCGTTCATCGACCTGCGCTTCTTCCGGAGCATCCCCTTTGCCTCCGCCACCGTCATCGCGATGTGCGCCTTCGCGTCCTGGGGTGCGTTCCTGTTCATGATGGCGCTGTATCTGCAGGGCTTCCGCGGTTTCACCGCGCTGGAGACCGGTCTGCTGTACCTGCCGATCGCCCTTGGTGCGCTGGTCTTTTCGCCTCTGTCGGGCCGGGTGGTGGGCCGCTGGGGCCCGAGGCCGTCGCTGCTGGCATCGGGTGTGCTGTTGACGACGGCGGCGATACTGCTGTCGTTCCTCGGGTCCGACACCCCTATCTGGGCGGTGTTGGTGATCTTCGCGCTCTTCGGCATCGGCTTTGCGGTGGTGAACGCGCCGATCACCAACACCGCGGTCAGCGGGATGCCGTTGGACCGCGCCGGGGCGGCGTCGGCGGTGGCCTCCACCAGCAGACAGGTCGGTGTGAGTATCGGTGTGGCACTGTGTGGCTCGGTGGCAGGTGCGGCATTGGAGTCGCCGCATGCCGATTTCGGTGCCGCGGCGCGACCGCTGTGGTTCGTGGTGGCTGCCTTCGGACTGGTGATCGTGGCACTGGGCTTGTTCTCGACATCCGGGCGTGCACAACGGTCGGCCGACCGGGTGGCACCGCTCATCGGCGAGGTGCCGGCGCCGGGAGGGCGGGTGCATGTCTGCTGA
- a CDS encoding citrate synthase, whose translation MADSSSQDTATLRYPGGEIDLDIVHATEGDDGIALGSLLAKTGYTTFDGGFVNTASTKSAITYIDGDAGILRYRGIPIEQLAEKSTFIEVSYLLIYGELPTADQLEKFTNNIQRHTLLHEDLKRFFDGFPRNAHPMPVLSSAVNALSAYYQDSLDPFDPKQVELSTIRLLAKLPTIAAYAYKKSEGQPFLYPDNSLTLVENFLRMTFGFPAEPYEVDPEIVRALDMLFILHADHEQNCSTSTVRLVGSSQANLFTSISGGINALWGPLHGGANQAVLEMLKKIEAGDDDVQTFVKKVKNKEDGVKLMGFGHRVYKNYDPRARIVKEQADKILGKIGVSDPLLDIAKELEEIALTDDFFVERKLYPNVDYYTGVIYRAMGFPTRMFTVLFALGRLPGWIAHWREMHGEPNKIGRPRQIYTGYTERDYIGMGDR comes from the coding sequence GTGGCCGACAGTTCATCCCAGGACACCGCCACTCTCCGGTATCCGGGTGGAGAGATAGACCTGGACATTGTCCATGCAACAGAGGGTGACGACGGGATCGCGCTCGGATCGTTGTTGGCAAAAACGGGTTACACGACCTTCGACGGCGGTTTCGTCAACACCGCCTCCACCAAGTCGGCCATCACCTACATCGACGGTGACGCAGGCATCCTGCGCTACCGCGGTATCCCGATCGAGCAGTTGGCGGAGAAGTCGACGTTCATCGAGGTCAGCTATCTGCTGATCTACGGTGAGCTGCCCACCGCCGACCAGCTGGAGAAGTTCACCAACAACATCCAGCGCCACACGCTGCTGCACGAGGACCTGAAGCGGTTCTTCGACGGTTTCCCCCGCAACGCGCACCCGATGCCGGTGCTCTCCAGTGCGGTCAATGCGCTGAGCGCCTACTACCAGGATTCGCTGGACCCCTTCGACCCCAAGCAGGTCGAGTTGTCCACCATTCGGCTGCTCGCCAAATTGCCCACCATCGCGGCGTACGCCTACAAGAAGTCCGAGGGGCAGCCGTTCCTGTACCCGGACAACTCGCTGACCCTGGTGGAGAACTTCCTGCGCATGACGTTCGGCTTCCCGGCCGAGCCCTACGAGGTGGACCCGGAGATCGTCCGGGCGCTGGACATGCTGTTCATCCTGCACGCCGACCACGAGCAGAACTGCTCGACGTCGACGGTGCGCCTGGTCGGTAGCTCGCAGGCCAACCTGTTCACCTCGATCTCCGGAGGTATCAACGCCCTGTGGGGCCCGCTGCACGGCGGCGCCAACCAGGCGGTGCTGGAGATGCTGAAGAAGATCGAAGCCGGTGACGACGACGTTCAGACCTTCGTCAAGAAGGTCAAGAACAAAGAAGACGGCGTGAAGCTGATGGGCTTCGGGCACCGCGTGTACAAGAACTACGATCCCCGCGCCCGCATCGTCAAGGAGCAGGCCGACAAGATCCTCGGCAAGATCGGGGTCTCGGACCCGCTGCTGGACATTGCCAAGGAGCTCGAGGAGATCGCGCTCACCGATGACTTCTTCGTCGAGCGCAAGCTCTACCCCAACGTCGACTACTACACCGGCGTGATCTACCGGGCCATGGGCTTCCCCACTCGCATGTTCACCGTGCTGTTCGCGCTCGGCCGGCTCCCGGGCTGGATCGCTCACTGGCGTGAGATGCACGGCGAGCCCAACAAGATCGGCCGCCCGCGCCAGATCTACACCGGCTACACCGAGCGTGACTACATCGGGATGGGCGACCGCTAG
- a CDS encoding TetR/AcrR family transcriptional regulator, with protein MVDGVSGRAPGLRERKKMRTRSTLVDKAAELCLRQGYDNTTVEQIADAADVSPRTFSRYFPTKDAVIMAIIEDVAQFVAAELAAQPLGITEYEALRRAHLASVSAHFSRHAALIQIVNSSANLAMSTIPFRVDPDRFPTVVVTAKRMGLPTDHDAVHLVIESWTAVMNAACYGLGRPGHPPIELEVVRSRISAAYQTFVRTWQPWESTSQPIQQPPASGPTP; from the coding sequence GTGGTTGACGGCGTGAGCGGCAGAGCTCCGGGTTTGCGGGAGCGCAAAAAAATGCGCACGCGGTCCACGTTGGTGGACAAGGCCGCCGAGCTGTGTCTGCGTCAGGGCTACGACAACACCACCGTCGAGCAGATCGCCGACGCTGCCGACGTGTCACCGCGGACGTTCAGCCGGTATTTTCCCACCAAGGACGCGGTGATCATGGCGATCATCGAGGACGTCGCTCAGTTCGTGGCTGCCGAACTGGCCGCGCAGCCACTGGGCATCACCGAGTACGAAGCCCTGCGGCGCGCGCACCTTGCGTCGGTGTCCGCGCACTTCAGCAGGCATGCGGCGTTGATCCAGATTGTCAACTCCTCGGCGAATCTGGCGATGTCCACCATTCCGTTCCGTGTGGACCCCGACCGGTTCCCCACCGTGGTCGTCACCGCCAAGCGGATGGGCCTGCCCACCGATCACGATGCCGTGCACCTGGTGATCGAGAGTTGGACCGCGGTGATGAACGCCGCGTGTTACGGCTTGGGTCGGCCCGGCCACCCGCCCATCGAACTGGAGGTGGTCCGGTCTCGTATCAGTGCGGCCTACCAGACATTCGTTCGAACTTGGCAACCTTGGGAATCGACTTCGCAACCGATCCAACAACCCCCCGCAAGCGGGCCGACACCGTAG
- a CDS encoding TetR/AcrR family transcriptional regulator has product MDVLGGAAPGLRERKKQRTRATLIDAAVSLCLTQGYERTTVEQIAAAADVSPRTFSRYFATKDAVVMTLLEDLVDAIAVELTLIPLSVPVLEALYQAHVRVLRAVSDGAVPDLTTERIVLMLRIINSTPALKAAATEFRPEATVHALAERMGGDPADRKVWMVMSVWSAIIVTACGDLVVDCDGLALGPDLMVSRIDAMFAEFVGIATELTS; this is encoded by the coding sequence GTGGACGTGCTGGGGGGAGCCGCACCCGGGCTGCGTGAACGCAAGAAGCAGCGCACCAGAGCGACGTTGATCGACGCCGCCGTGAGCCTTTGCCTCACGCAGGGCTACGAACGCACCACCGTCGAGCAGATCGCGGCCGCCGCTGACGTCTCACCTCGCACCTTCAGCCGCTACTTCGCCACCAAGGACGCCGTCGTCATGACGCTGCTGGAGGACCTGGTGGACGCCATCGCCGTCGAGCTGACCCTCATCCCGCTCTCGGTGCCGGTGCTCGAAGCGCTGTACCAGGCACATGTCAGGGTGTTGCGGGCTGTGTCCGACGGGGCGGTGCCGGATCTGACCACCGAGCGCATCGTGCTGATGCTGCGCATCATCAACTCGACTCCGGCGCTCAAGGCGGCCGCCACCGAATTCCGGCCCGAGGCCACCGTGCATGCGCTGGCCGAGCGTATGGGCGGTGACCCGGCCGACCGCAAGGTCTGGATGGTGATGTCGGTGTGGTCGGCCATCATCGTCACTGCCTGCGGGGACCTCGTGGTGGACTGCGACGGCCTGGCACTCGGCCCGGATCTGATGGTTTCCAGAATCGACGCGATGTTTGCCGAATTCGTCGGTATCGCCACCGAACTGACCAGCTGA
- a CDS encoding MFS transporter gives MRLFADTTPLRHRDFRRLWWAGIPTVIGANLTIFAVPVQVYALTQSSAYVGLAGVFALVPLIVFGLWGGALADAMDRRLLLIVASCGLAVSSVLLWVQAALHLNNVWVVLGLLALQQAFYAVNSPTRSAAIPRILPSDQIAAANSLNITVTQFGAIVGPLLAGLLLAWVDLSTLYLIDAITCLLPIWATFRLAAMPPLQVGSTLGIAAVLDGFRYLAGNTVVLMSFVVDLIAMILGMPRALFPQMAHENFGGPVDGGVTMALLAAAMSVGAVAGGVFSGWLPRVRRQGLAVVVAIIVWGLAIVGFGVAAGWAGGQAGALLWVAVGCLAVGGAADMVSSALRNTILLQAASDELRGRLQGVFVVVVAGGPRIADALHGAAAASMGTAVAAAGGGAAVVVCVVIAALAVPAFVRYRVSIMPQNPKPADTDKL, from the coding sequence GTGAGGCTGTTCGCTGACACGACGCCGCTGCGACATCGCGACTTCCGCCGGCTGTGGTGGGCGGGCATCCCCACCGTCATCGGTGCCAACCTCACCATCTTCGCTGTCCCAGTTCAGGTTTACGCGCTGACGCAGAGCTCGGCCTACGTGGGTCTGGCTGGGGTGTTCGCGCTGGTACCGCTCATCGTGTTCGGACTGTGGGGCGGTGCGCTGGCCGATGCGATGGACCGGCGTCTGCTGCTGATCGTCGCGTCCTGCGGTCTGGCGGTGTCCTCGGTGCTGCTGTGGGTGCAGGCGGCACTGCATCTGAACAACGTGTGGGTGGTGCTCGGACTGCTGGCGCTGCAGCAGGCCTTCTACGCGGTGAACTCGCCAACCCGATCGGCGGCCATCCCGCGGATCCTGCCCAGTGACCAGATCGCCGCGGCCAATTCACTGAACATCACCGTGACCCAGTTCGGCGCGATCGTCGGACCGCTGCTGGCCGGCCTGCTGCTCGCCTGGGTGGACCTGTCCACGCTGTATCTCATCGACGCCATCACCTGTCTGCTGCCCATCTGGGCCACGTTCCGACTCGCGGCGATGCCGCCGCTTCAGGTGGGGTCGACGCTGGGCATCGCGGCGGTGCTCGACGGGTTCCGCTACCTGGCCGGCAACACCGTGGTGCTGATGTCATTCGTCGTCGATCTCATCGCGATGATCCTCGGCATGCCGCGGGCGTTGTTCCCGCAGATGGCCCATGAGAACTTCGGCGGACCCGTCGATGGCGGTGTCACGATGGCGCTGCTGGCCGCGGCCATGTCGGTGGGTGCGGTGGCCGGTGGTGTGTTCTCCGGGTGGCTGCCGCGGGTGCGCAGGCAGGGCCTGGCGGTAGTGGTCGCCATCATCGTCTGGGGCCTGGCCATCGTTGGCTTCGGTGTGGCGGCGGGCTGGGCCGGTGGACAGGCGGGGGCGCTGCTGTGGGTGGCGGTGGGCTGTCTGGCCGTCGGCGGAGCGGCCGACATGGTGTCCTCGGCGCTGCGCAACACGATCCTGCTGCAGGCCGCGTCCGACGAGTTGCGGGGCCGGCTGCAGGGGGTGTTCGTCGTGGTGGTCGCCGGTGGTCCGCGGATCGCCGACGCTCTGCACGGTGCCGCCGCGGCGTCCATGGGGACCGCGGTCGCCGCCGCGGGTGGGGGAGCAGCGGTGGTCGTGTGTGTGGTGATCGCGGCGCTGGCGGTCCCCGCCTTCGTGCGCTACCGCGTCAGCATCATGCCCCAAAACCCGAAACCGGCTGACACTGACAAATTATGA
- the pdxH gene encoding pyridoxamine 5'-phosphate oxidase: MRVEYGSVGKDGSPDLDVDWLSVGWLVLLRKWIAEAEQAGVAEPNAMVLATVRDGRPVTRSVLCKGVDEAGVSFFTNYESDKGDELAATPYASVTFPWYQLGRQVHVRGPVTKVDRAATESYWSKRPRGSQLGAWASHQSRPIGSRAQLLAQLAEVTERFAGDTEVPAPPNWGGYLIAAEVVEFWQGRENRVHNRIRVTDGLIERLQP; the protein is encoded by the coding sequence ATGCGGGTGGAGTACGGCTCGGTGGGCAAGGACGGCAGTCCCGACCTGGATGTCGACTGGCTGTCGGTCGGATGGCTTGTGTTGCTGCGCAAATGGATTGCCGAGGCCGAGCAGGCAGGTGTTGCCGAGCCCAACGCGATGGTGCTGGCCACCGTGCGCGACGGCCGTCCGGTGACTCGGTCGGTGCTGTGCAAGGGGGTCGACGAGGCCGGGGTCTCGTTCTTCACCAACTACGAGTCCGACAAGGGCGACGAACTCGCCGCCACGCCGTATGCGTCGGTGACGTTCCCCTGGTACCAGCTGGGCCGGCAGGTGCACGTCCGCGGGCCGGTCACCAAGGTCGATCGCGCTGCCACCGAGAGCTACTGGTCCAAGCGTCCCCGTGGTTCCCAGCTGGGAGCCTGGGCCTCACACCAGAGCAGGCCCATCGGCTCACGGGCGCAACTGCTGGCTCAACTGGCCGAGGTCACCGAGCGCTTCGCAGGCGACACCGAGGTGCCAGCACCCCCGAACTGGGGTGGCTACCTGATCGCTGCGGAAGTGGTCGAGTTCTGGCAGGGTCGAGAAAACCGCGTGCACAACCGAATTCGTGTCACTGACGGGCTGATCGAGCGTCTGCAGCCGTGA
- a CDS encoding citrate synthase 2 gives MTEVPKDFVPGLAGVVAFETEIAEPDKDGGALRYRGVDIEDLVGERVTFGDVWALLVDGAFGRGLPPAEPFPLPIHTGDVRVDVQAGLAMLAPIWGYAPLLDIDDETARDQLARASVMALSYVAQSARGIYQPAVPQRLIDECTTITARFMTRWQGEPDPRHIEAIDAYWVSAAEHGMNASTFTARVIASTGADVAASLSGAVGAMSGPLHGGAPARVIPMLTEAERTGDARSVITGILDRKEKLMGFGHRVYRAEDPRARVLRATAKRLDAPRYEAAAALEQAALTELRERRPDRAIETNVEFWAAVILDFAKVPPTMMPAMFTCGRTAGWCAHILEQKRLGKLVRPSAIYVGPEPRRPESVPGWDTVVRGAMS, from the coding sequence ATGACTGAGGTGCCCAAGGATTTCGTGCCCGGCTTGGCGGGCGTGGTCGCATTCGAGACCGAGATCGCCGAACCCGACAAGGACGGTGGCGCACTCCGGTACCGCGGCGTCGACATCGAGGACCTGGTGGGCGAGCGGGTGACTTTCGGCGACGTGTGGGCGCTGCTGGTCGACGGCGCGTTCGGCCGCGGACTGCCGCCCGCCGAACCGTTCCCCCTGCCCATCCACACCGGCGACGTCCGCGTCGACGTCCAGGCCGGACTGGCCATGCTGGCACCCATCTGGGGTTACGCACCGCTGCTCGACATCGATGACGAGACTGCCCGCGACCAACTGGCCAGGGCCTCGGTGATGGCGCTGTCCTATGTGGCCCAGTCCGCGCGCGGCATCTACCAGCCCGCGGTGCCGCAACGGCTCATCGACGAGTGCACCACCATCACCGCCCGGTTCATGACGCGATGGCAGGGCGAGCCCGACCCGCGCCATATCGAGGCCATCGACGCGTACTGGGTGTCGGCCGCCGAGCACGGAATGAACGCGTCGACGTTCACCGCCCGGGTGATCGCCTCGACCGGGGCCGACGTGGCCGCCTCGTTGTCCGGCGCGGTCGGCGCGATGAGCGGGCCGCTGCACGGCGGCGCCCCGGCGCGGGTGATCCCGATGCTCACCGAAGCCGAGCGCACCGGTGACGCCCGGTCGGTGATCACCGGGATCCTGGACCGTAAAGAGAAGCTGATGGGATTCGGGCACCGGGTCTACCGCGCCGAGGATCCGCGTGCCCGGGTGCTGCGAGCGACGGCCAAGCGCCTGGACGCCCCGCGCTACGAGGCGGCCGCGGCGCTGGAGCAGGCCGCGCTGACCGAGTTGCGTGAGCGTCGCCCGGACCGCGCCATCGAGACAAATGTCGAGTTCTGGGCGGCCGTCATCCTCGACTTCGCGAAGGTGCCGCCAACGATGATGCCCGCGATGTTCACCTGCGGACGGACCGCGGGGTGGTGCGCCCACATCCTCGAGCAGAAGCGCTTGGGCAAGCTGGTGCGGCCGTCGGCGATCTACGTCGGACCCGAGCCCCGGCGGCCCGAGTCGGTGCCCGGCTGGGACACCGTGGTGCGGGGCGCGATGAGTTGA
- a CDS encoding VOC family protein, whose amino-acid sequence MAIEVHPVLVPHLVVDDAAAAIDFYVKAFGATELIRLPGPGGKLAHAAVQINGFMVMLNDDFPEMTDGKSMTPTALGGTPVTLHLTVTDVESWFQRAVDAGATVVAPLADQFWGDRYGVVRDPFGHQWSLAQPVREVDMAELVKSMSQ is encoded by the coding sequence ATGGCCATCGAAGTCCACCCCGTCCTGGTGCCCCATCTCGTCGTCGACGACGCCGCAGCGGCCATCGACTTCTACGTCAAAGCGTTCGGGGCCACCGAACTGATCCGGCTGCCCGGACCCGGGGGCAAGCTGGCGCACGCGGCCGTGCAGATCAACGGCTTCATGGTGATGCTCAACGACGACTTCCCGGAGATGACCGACGGGAAGTCGATGACACCGACCGCGCTGGGTGGCACTCCGGTGACGCTGCACCTGACCGTCACCGACGTCGAATCCTGGTTCCAGCGCGCGGTCGACGCGGGAGCCACCGTGGTGGCGCCCCTGGCGGACCAGTTCTGGGGCGACCGGTACGGCGTGGTGCGAGATCCCTTCGGGCATCAGTGGTCACTCGCCCAGCCGGTGCGAGAGGTCGACATGGCCGAGCTGGTGAAGTCGATGAGCCAGTGA
- a CDS encoding ABC transporter ATP-binding protein — MHHVIELQDVTFRRNGKQILDGISFAVAEGEHWALLGPNGAGKTTILGFCGAETFPTSGTVRVLGGHLGKVELAKLRKTIGHVNPRHPLDFPLRLREVVMTGVTGTIDIPMRWEPTAEDVARVDSLVDTLGLRHRAEERWPTLSQGERGRALIARALVGRPQLLLLDEPSTGLDLAAREQMLETVDALVHSHPELASITVTHHLEELPVTTTHVLLLAEGRIVAQGPIETTLTSAAVSEAFAHPVEVRSDGGRWTARAARTADR, encoded by the coding sequence ATGCACCACGTCATCGAACTGCAGGATGTGACCTTCCGACGCAACGGTAAACAGATCCTCGACGGCATCTCCTTCGCCGTCGCCGAGGGAGAGCACTGGGCGTTGCTGGGCCCCAACGGCGCGGGCAAGACAACCATCCTGGGCTTCTGCGGCGCCGAGACGTTTCCCACCTCGGGGACGGTGCGGGTGCTGGGCGGCCACCTCGGCAAGGTCGAACTGGCCAAACTGCGCAAGACCATCGGACACGTCAACCCGCGCCACCCGCTGGACTTCCCGCTGCGGCTGCGGGAGGTGGTGATGACCGGTGTCACCGGAACCATCGACATTCCGATGCGCTGGGAACCCACCGCCGAGGACGTGGCTCGGGTGGATTCTCTGGTGGACACCCTCGGGCTGCGGCACCGGGCCGAGGAACGGTGGCCCACACTGTCGCAGGGTGAACGAGGGCGCGCGCTGATCGCCCGAGCCCTGGTGGGCCGGCCCCAGCTGCTGCTGCTCGACGAACCCTCGACAGGCCTGGATCTGGCCGCCCGTGAGCAGATGCTCGAGACCGTGGACGCCCTGGTGCACAGCCACCCCGAGTTGGCGTCGATCACGGTGACCCACCACCTCGAGGAACTGCCCGTCACCACCACACACGTGCTGTTGCTCGCCGAGGGCCGGATAGTCGCCCAGGGACCCATCGAGACGACACTGACCAGCGCGGCGGTCTCGGAAGCCTTCGCCCATCCGGTGGAGGTGCGCTCCGACGGCGGCCGGTGGACGGCCCGCGCCGCCCGAACAGCCGACCGCTGA